One Clupea harengus chromosome 12, Ch_v2.0.2, whole genome shotgun sequence DNA segment encodes these proteins:
- the LOC116222932 gene encoding gastrin-releasing peptide, whose product MCLPWRCRDLIALFIILTSVVCEDQLDNAGKMYPRGNHWAVGHLMGKKSTDNLIESQERDRDMGQFVASPTGGRELDRTLGPSSPFWVLFRTLLAPEQDEVPVSQTLKQVQNILEERRRTVEQRELHRHLKEVADLLLQALIIGESSSS is encoded by the exons ATGTGCCTTCCCTGGAGATGCAGAGACCTTATCGCATTATTCATCATTTTAACGTCCGTCGTCTGCGAGGATCAGTTAGATAATGCTGGAAAGATGTATCCACGTGGGAACCACTGGGCAGTAG GGCACCTGATGGGCAAGAAGAGCACAGATAATCTGATTGAGTCtcaggagagggacagagacatgGGGCAGTTTGTTGCATCACCAACTGGAGGCAGAGAATTGGACAGAACACTGGGGCCATCCTCTCCCTTCTGGGTTTTGTTCAGAACCTTACTGGCCCCAGAACAGGATGAGGTGCCAGTAAGCCAAACCTTAAAGCAAGtccagaacattctggaagAAAGAAGGCGGACGGTGGAACAACGGGAGCTACACAGACATCTAAAAGAG GTGGCAGACCTGTTGTTACAGGCTTTGATAATAGGGGAAAGCAGCTCCAGCTAG